A region of the Roseobacter denitrificans OCh 114 genome:
TCGCTTGAACCGCTCTATGCGCTGTTTCGCGACACATCCGTGGTCAAGGTGTTTCACGCCGCTCGGCAGGATCTCGAAATCTTTTACGTCGATGCCGAAGTCTTTCCCGAGCCGTTGTTTGACACGCAGGTCGCAGCCATGGTCTGCGGCTTTGGCGAGCAGGTGGGCTATGAAACGCTGGTGCGCCGGATTGCCAAAAAGCCGCTGGACAAGACCTCACGCTTTACCGATTGGTCGCGCCGCCCGTTGACGGATGCGCAGATGAAATATGCCTTGGCCGATGTCACCCATCTGCGGGAGGTCTATGAGTTTCTGGCAGAAAAGCTCGAAGAAACCGGGCGCAGCCGCTGGGTGCGTGAGGAGTTGACCGTTCTGACCAGCCCGGAAACCTATATCATTGCACCGATGGACGCGTGGCGGCGGGTGAAAACGCGCACCAATTCGCCCAAGTTTCTCGCCGTGGTGCGGGAGTTGGCAGCTTTCCGCGAGACCTATGCGCAGGAGCGCAACGTCCCCCGTAACCGTGTGTTCAAGGATGATGCGCTGATCGAACTGGCCTCCAACAAGCCAAAGACGCAGGAAGAACTGGGGCGCTCGCGGCTGCTGCTGCGCGAGGGGCGGCGCGGCGATGTGGCGGATGGTATCTTACAGGCGGTCAAGCGCGGTGTGGAATGCCCGCAACAGGACATGCCCAAACCGGATAGATCACGCGACAAGCTGCAGGTGAACCCTGCGCTGGCGGATCTGTTGCGCGTCCTGCTCAAGGCCAAGACGGAAAGCGCGGGTGTTGCGGCCAAGCTGATCGCTCCTGCAGCGGACCTTGATGCGATCGCCGCCGGCCTGCGCGATGTGCCGGCACTCAACGGATGGCGGCGCGAGGTGTTTGGCGAGGATGCGCTGCGGCTCTGTGAGGGAAAGATTGCCCTTGCTGCGGAAGGGGCAAATGTGCGTATCGTCAACCTTGACGCATGACCATGCGCTCAGCGCCGCCGCTCCAATGCGTTTTGCAGACCTTCAACCCGGATCGTGCGCGTCCCTGACAGTTCCTGATCGGTGAGCGTGCGCGCAACGATGACTTCGCGCGTTTCCGGCGCGCCGCCTGTGATCTGCGTATACTGCGCCTGCAGCTGGTAGGTCAGAACGCCATCTTCGGGCAATTCGTCTTCGTTGCTGGGCGTCAGCCGCGCATTGAAGGGACCCTGGGTCGCCGCGCGCCCTGTGGCCCGTATCAGCAACCCGCCGGGCACAGGTTCCAGTGTCAGGTCCGAAATCGCGTCGATCGTTGTCCCCGGATAGATCGCAATCTGATTGCGCCTGTTCTGGAAAATGCCGTCACTTTCCGGGATCAGCGGGTTTGCCGCGTCGATCGGTTCCAGCACGCTTTCATCCGGCGCGTCATTTCCAAACCAATTCATGGGGTTGGCCGAACTGCCGCATCCGGCGACAAGGACAATGCTTACCAACAAAGCGGGGATCGTTATACGCATGCGTTCGCCAATTACGTTTTCTGTTTCCCCTGACCTAGACTATCTGCAGGCTGATGAAAAGTGTCCATCAGAGGCGGGGACCTTTACCTTTGTGCGATGCCGACTTACCTGTGACATCAAAAGACAGGAGACCCGTCATGGCACAGGCTGCATTCGAAGAATTGGTCGAAGATTTTGAATTCCTCGACGATTGGGAAGATCGCTATCGTCTCGTCATCGAAGAGGGTAAAGCGATGGCGCCGCTTGATGCCGCGCTCAAGGTGCCTGCCACAAAAGTTGAGGGTTGCGCCAGTCAGGTCTGGCTGCACGTGACCCCCGAGGACGGTGTGATGCAGTTTGAGGGCGAGAGCGATGCGATGATCGTGAACGGTCTGATTGCCGTTTTGCGCAAGCTCTATTGCGGGGCCGCGCTGAGCGAGGTGGTGGCCATCGACGCGCGCGCTGAGATGGCGCGTCTCGGGTTGAATGACCACCTGTCCGCGCAGCGCTCAAACGGGTTGCGCGCCATGATCGAGCGGATCAGGGATGTCGCCGCCAAATCCCTGTAACGCCCGCTACAATCGTGCCAATGCGGTCGACAAATCCCCATAGCCGGTGAACCGCCGCTCAAAAGCCAGTCCAAGCCGTGCGGCGCAGTGTTTTGCCTTTTCGGTCAATGCGGGATCATCGGTTTGCGCCTGATAGACCAGTTTTTCGTAATGCGCGAAATACATACCCCGCAGTTCTGGATGGCGGTCGAGGCCCATCGGCCGGATCACGAAAGCGTCGAACTGACGGACCAGAAAATCGGTCAGATAAAAGGTTGTGATCTCATGCTCTGCCGTTTCGGCAAAGCGCGCGTTGCCCTCAAAGAAGCTGTAGCAATGCGGGCCTGAGATCATTTTGATACCCAGCGCGTCGCAGGCCGATTGCAACTGCCCGCCAGTGCCGCAATCGGCATAGACGACGAAAATCTCGCTGTAATCCTGCCGATGCTTGGCGACAGCGTCGCACACCGCCGCCGTTATCTTGTCAGGGTAAAGGTGCAGCTTCGCGGGCAGGCATGTCAGGTCCAGATGGCTCCACCCGTTTGCCGCCCTGAGGTCCAGAATTTCGCGCGCCAGAGCACCGCAGGCAATCAGCAGAACGCGCCCGGTCTGATGGGCCATGTCCAAGCCGTCTTCGGTCAGTTGCCGATCATTCAGGTCCGTCATGTCCATGCCTCACACAGATGCCCGACCGGGCGCGGCGTGTTTCAGGCCGATTTCTGATTGTGTTTGCGCCCGACCCATTCCTTTGCCGTTTCCACGGCCACGGCGGCATCACGGCAATAGGCGTCTGCGCCGATGGCCCTGCCGAATTCTTCGTTCAGCGGCGCACCACCCACCAGCACGATGTAGTCATCACGCACGCCTTTCTCGACCATCGTGTCGATGACCACTTTCATGTAAGGCATCGTCGTGGTGAGGAGGGCGGACATGCCAAGTATCTCCGGCTTCTCTTTTTCCAGAGCATCCATGTAGGATTCGACGGGGTTGTTGATGCCAAGGTCCACGACCTCGAAACCCGCGCCTTCCATCATCATGCCGACAAGGTTCTTGCCAATGTCATGGATGTCGCCCTTGACCGTGCCGATAACCATCTTGCCCACGCGCGGGGCGCCTGTTTCGGCCAGCAGCGGTTTCAGGATCGCCATGCCGCCCTTCATCGCATTGGCGGCCAGAAGGACCTCTGGCACAAAGAGGATGCCGTCGCGGAAATCCGCGCCCACGATTGTCATGCCGCCGACCAAAGCCTTGGTCAGGATGTCATAGGGTTGCCAACCGCGATCCAGCAGGATCGTGACGCCTTCCTCGATCTCCTCCTTGAGGCCATCATAGAGGTCGTCAAACATTTGCTGAACAAGCTCTTCATCGTCCAGTTCCGACAGAATGATTTCGTCTTCATCCGACATGATCGTTCCTTTACCGCAGGCACTATATGTGCGTCACTTTGAACCATCTTTCGCTTGAACCGGGCTTGCGCACTGTCCGGATTGCGACACGGTGAAAGCGGAGTGCGACGCGCGCGGGCGAAAGTGTCACGCGGTGCATGCATCGGGTGCGGCGGCAATAGGGTCGGAATACGGGAATTAGCCGGCGCGTCTGCTTCTTCGCGTTGCGCGGCGCGCCGGCGTGTTTTCCTTGTCGGTCCCGTCCGCAACGGAGGAAAAGGCACCGAGCCGGTCCACGATTTCCTCCAACGCCGGGGGGTGGTCCATCCTGCGCGTATCCAGCGCCTCGCGCATATGGCGCAGATGCTCCGGCATGGTGCCACAACATCCGCCAATGATCCGCGCACCGCTCGCCCGCGCCATCACGGCGTAATCCGCCATCAGTTCGGGGGTGCCGTCGTAATGAATGTGACCGTCCACGTATTTGGGAATGCCGGCGTTGCCCTTGGCAATGATCGGGCGTTCGGCGCCCTGCGCGGCAAACCCGAGGATCGTGCGCAACAGGTCAGACGCGCCGGTGCCGCAATTCGCCCCAAAAGCCAGCGGCGCAAGATCACCCAGATCATCGACCATTTTGACCATATCGGCGCTGGTCAGCCCCATCATGGTGCGCCCGGCGGTGTCAAAGCTCATCGTGCCGCACCAATCCAGCCCGGCGAGCGCGAAGCCCTCGGCTGCGGCGCGGTATTCCTCAGGTGCGCTGATCGTTTCGAGCCATCCGATATCCGCACCGCCCGCTTTCAGACCGTCTGCGGTTTCGTGAAACATCTCAACCGCCAGCGCATGGCTGAGCGTGCCAACAGGCTCCATGATCTCACCGGTCGGCCCGACGGAGCCTGCGACAATCACCGCCCGTCCGGCGGTATCCGCGACCTCGCGTCCGATCTCGGCAGCGACGCGGCTCAACTCATGAACGCGTTTCTCGGCGCTGTGCAGTTTCAGGCGCGCGGCGTTGGCTCCGAAGGAATTGGTCAGAAACAGATCACTGCCCGCATCGACCGCGCCTTTGTACAGCGCCTTGATCTTTTGCGGCTCCTGCGTGTTCCACAATTCGGGTGCATCGCCGGACATCAATCCCATGTTGAAGAGATTCGTGCCGGTCGCGCCATCGGCCAACAATACGCCGCGCGTTTCAAGAAGATCGCTGAAAGGGTTGGGCATGATCACGCTCCGCTGTCCTTGCGTGCGTCATGTCACAGGTTGCGTGCCGTCGCAAATTCATAATTCTCATCATTTACATGAAATGACGAAGACCCCGGTGCGCACGCGCGTCCGCCGTTGGGTCAATGTGCCGCCCTTCAGGCGACACATGAAGGCTGAGCCGGGGGGTGTCTTACTCGTTTGCCATCAGTTGGCGTTTGGCCTCGACCATCAGCGACGCCATCTGCGCGCGAATCGTGGCCTCATCCGCCTTGTCGCCCAGATCACCGGACACCTTGCGATAGACATCCTCGTCGCCTGCTTCTTCGAAATCCGATTTCACTACCTCTTTGGCGTAGTCATCCGCCTCGGACCCGCTTTTGCCCAGAAGCTCCGCCGCCCACAGACCCAGCAGCTTGTTGCGGCGCGCCTCTGCCTTGAATTGCATCTCGGCATCATGGGCGTATTTGTTTTCAAACGCATTTTCGCGATCATCGAATGTTGTCATGGGCCTGTCTCCTGGTGGCGTGGCTGTTTGCGTTCTAGATATGCGAGTTTGCAAGCCATTGCGCAAGATGCCTCGGCTTGCAGCGACGCAACCCTTCCACTAAGAGAGGCGCAGATAAGTCCCTGATCCTCAGGGCTCAGTCTTGAAAGGACGCCCATGGCCCGGCGCAAGAAAATCTACGAAGGCAAAGCGAAAATCCTGTATGAAGGACCCGAACCGGGCACCATCGTGCAGTACTTCAAGGACGATGCCACCGCGTTCAATGCCGAAAAGAAGGCCGTGATCGAAGGCAAGGGGGTGTTGAACAACCGTTTGTCCGAATTCTTCATGACCGGACTTGGCCATATCGGCGTGCCGACGCATTTCATCAAACGGCTCAACATGCGTGAACAGCTTGTGCGCAGCGTGGACATCATCCCGCTCGAGATCATCGTGCGCAACTACGCCGCTGGCACCATGTCAAAGCGACTGGGGTTGGAAGAGGGCACGCAACTGCCGCGCCCCATCGTTGAATATTGCTATAAGGATGACAAGCTGGGCGATCCGCTGGTCACAGAAGAGCACATCGCGGCCTTTGGCTGGGCCAGCCAGCAGGATATGGATGACATGCTCAGCCTCGCGCTGCGGGTAAATGATTTCCTGTCGGGGCTGATGTTCGGCGTGGGCATTCGTCTGGTGGATTTCAAGATCGAAGTGGGCCGCGTCTATGACGGGGATTTCCAGCGTCTTGTTGTCGCCGATGAGATCAGCCCGGACAGTTGCCGCTTGTGGGACATCGAATCCGGTCGCAAGCTGGACAAGGACGTGTTCCGGCGCGATCTCGGCGATCTGGCCGATGCCTATACCGAAGTGGCGCAGCGTCTGGGCGTGATGCCCAAGAACGCCACGCCGATCACAAAACCGACCCTGATCAACTAACCCCGGGAAACAGTGCGTCCGGGGCGCACAGAAGGACGAGACATGAAAGCACGAGTACATGTTATGCTGAAAAACGGTGTGCTGGACCCGCAGGGCGAAGCAGTGCGCCACGCCTTGGGGGCCATGGGATTTGAAGGTATCAATGGCGTGCGACAGGGCAAGGTCATCGAGCTTGATCTGGCCGAAGGCACGACCGAAGCGGACGTGAGCGCGATGTGTGAAAAGCTGCTGGCCAATACGGTGATCGAATCCTACTCGGTGGAGATTTCCTGATGCACGCGGCGGTCGTTGTCTTTCCCGGGTCCAACTGTGATCGCGATCTTGCCGTCGCCTTTGAGGCGGCTGGCGCACAGGTCACCAAGGTCTGGCACAAGGATACCGACCTGCCCGAAGGCGTCGATATCATCGGTATTCCGGGCGGATTTTCCTTTGGCGATTACCTGCGTTGCGGGGCCATCGCCGCAAACTCGCCGATTTGCCGATCCGTCGCAGCACATGCGGAGCGGGGGGGCTACGTCATCGGCATCTGCAACGGGTTTCAGGTGCTCACCGAAACCGGGTTGTTGCCGGGCGCGTTGCTGCGCAATGCCGGGTTGAAATACATCTGCAAAACCGTCGCGCTCAAGGTTGAGACATCTGCATCCGCCTTTACCGAAGGGTACACCGCCGGGGATACCATCAGTATTCCAATCGCCCATCACGACGGCAATTACTTTGCCGATGATGAGACGATCGCGCGTCTTCAGGGCGAAGACCGCGTCGCTTTTACCTATGAGGACACGCCCAACGGTGCCAAAGCGGATATCGCGGGCATCCTGTCGTCAAACCGCCGGGTTCTTGGCATGATGCCGCACCCGGAACGCGCGGCGGATGCCGGGCATGGCGGGACGGATGGGCAGGCGCTCTTCCGCGCATTGACGGGCGCGCTGGCGGCGGTGTGACTTGAGCCGATACGCGCCTTTGGCGTAAGCTGCTTTCATGGAAGCCGAGCTTCAATCAAAAGAGCCGAACCCGATCAGCTCATGGCGGGTGCGCATGGCTGTGGGCATTCTGCTCGCGCTGGCGGTGACGGTCGTTTCTGTCACCAACAAGCTGCTGACCGACCGTTTCACGGATACAACCCGCGACCGTGCCGAACTGAGGCTTGCGCTTTATAGCGGGAACCTGCTGTCCGAGCTGCGCCAGAACGCCATCGTGCCGCAACTGCTGGCGCGCGACCCGGAGTTGATCGGCGCGCTGAACTCGGCTGATTACACCGCATCAACACGGCGGCTGATCTCCTTTGTGGAAGAGATCGGCGCGGCATCCTTGATGTTGCTGGATATTGACGGGCGGACGGTTGCGGCGACCGACCGTAACAGGTTGGGGTCAAACCACCGGTCAGAGGCCTATTTCGTCGATGCGATCCGTGCCAGCGGCACCGTTTTCACCGTGGCGGAGCGCGAAGAGGGCGGTTACGGGTTTTTCTATTCGCGCAGGGTGCAGTCGGGCTCGGATGTGTCGGGCGTGATCCTTGTCGAGGTCGATTTGCAAAAATTCGGCCGGGCCTGGGCCGGGATTTCGGATGCGGTGATCGTGACGGACAGCACCGGCACAATCATCCTGACCACGGAACCGCGCTGGCGTGGCCGCACCGAAGAAGAAGCGCTGGCCCGTCAAACACCCCAGAACGCCATCCAGCGCGCCATTCAGGCCACCGCAGACTGGACCGCCTTGCCGCCCGATGCCTATCTGCAGGGCGAGGCCGTGATGCGTCTGGAAACGCGGATCCCGTTCCGCGGTTGGCGCATGACCAGCTACACCACCTATGCCTCGGTGCGTGAACGTGTGAATGGTGTACTCGCGCTTGAGATCATGGGCTTTGCGATTCTGCTCGCGCTGACCTTCTATGCGCTCAGCCGGCGCACGGCCTTGCGCATGGCGCTTTTCCAGCGGGAATCTGCCGAATTGAGATCGCTCAACGCTGCGTTGCAGCGGGAAATTGCCGAGCGCAAACGGGTGCAGGAAACGCTTGCCGTTGCTGAACAGACCCTTGAACAATCAAGTAAACTGGCCGCTCTGGGCGAAATGTCAGCCGCCGTCAGTCACGAGTTGAATCAACCCCTTGCCGCGATGAAAACATATCTTGCCGGGGCGCGTTTGTTGCTGCGGCGCAACCGCCATGAAGAGGCGCTGTCCTCCTTTGGGCGCATTGACGATCTGATTGAGCGGATGGGGGGCATCACGCGCCAATTGAAGTCTTACGCCCGCAAAGGACAGGAGGCCTTTGCGCCAGTCCCCATGGGCGATGCGCTGGCCTCAAGCCTCGCGATGATGGAGCCGCAATTGCGTCAACGGCAGGTGCAGATCACCCGCATCCTGCCCGATGATCCGGTTGAGGTCATGGGCGACCGGCTGCGCATTGAACAGGTGATGGTGAACCTCTTGCGCAACGCGATTGATGCAACCAAATCAGCCGCTGCACCCAAGGTCGAAATCATCCTTTCTGCGGGGGAAACGGCAACACTCACAGTACGTGACAATGGGCCGGGTATTGAAGACCTCGATGCCCTTTTTGAGCCATTTTACACGACCAAACAGCCAGGGGATGGTGTCGGGCTTGGGCTTGCTATCTCGTCCCAGATCGTGACAGACCTTGGTGGAAGGCTTACAGCGCGCAATGGCCAGCAGGGCGGCGCGGTTTTTGAAATGCAATTGCCGATCCTAAGCGGCGAACCAGCGAAACAAGCGGCGGAGTAGACAATGACACAAGCCATGAAAATCGCGATTGTCGATGACGAACAGGACATGCGCCAATCCATCAGCCAGTGGCTGGCCCTTTCGGGGTATGACACGGAAACCTTCGGCAGTGCCGAGGATGCGTTGAAAGTGCTCGGGCCGGAGTATCCGGGGATCGTCATTTCCGATATCCGAATGCCGGGCATGGATGGGATGCAGTTCCTCAAGAAGCTGATGGGCAATGATTCTGCCCTGCCGGTGATCATGATTACGGGGCATGGCGATGTGCCGATGGCGGTTGAGGCCATGCGCGTCGGCGCCTTTGATTTTCTGGAAAAACCGTTCAACCCGGACCGCATGTCGGACCTTGCCAAAAAGGCGACAGGTGCGAGACGTCTGGTGATGGACAACCGCGCATTGCGGCGGGAACTTTCCGACGGCACCCAGTTGATGAGCAAGCTCATCGGGCAAAGCCCGGTCATGGAGCGGCTGCGCGAAGATATCCTCGATCTGGGGCAGGCGGATGGCCATGTGCTGATCGATGGTGAAACCGGAACCGGTAAAACGCTGGTGGCCC
Encoded here:
- the rnd gene encoding ribonuclease D, translating into MKTITTTQALAEFCTQAAQFDYVTVDTEFLRERTYYSKLCLIQLAMPGEDDSTGCIVDPLAPGLSLEPLYALFRDTSVVKVFHAARQDLEIFYVDAEVFPEPLFDTQVAAMVCGFGEQVGYETLVRRIAKKPLDKTSRFTDWSRRPLTDAQMKYALADVTHLREVYEFLAEKLEETGRSRWVREELTVLTSPETYIIAPMDAWRRVKTRTNSPKFLAVVRELAAFRETYAQERNVPRNRVFKDDALIELASNKPKTQEELGRSRLLLREGRRGDVADGILQAVKRGVECPQQDMPKPDRSRDKLQVNPALADLLRVLLKAKTESAGVAAKLIAPAADLDAIAAGLRDVPALNGWRREVFGEDALRLCEGKIALAAEGANVRIVNLDA
- a CDS encoding SufE family protein — encoded protein: MAQAAFEELVEDFEFLDDWEDRYRLVIEEGKAMAPLDAALKVPATKVEGCASQVWLHVTPEDGVMQFEGESDAMIVNGLIAVLRKLYCGAALSEVVAIDARAEMARLGLNDHLSAQRSNGLRAMIERIRDVAAKSL
- a CDS encoding DUF1638 domain-containing protein, translating into MTDLNDRQLTEDGLDMAHQTGRVLLIACGALAREILDLRAANGWSHLDLTCLPAKLHLYPDKITAAVCDAVAKHRQDYSEIFVVYADCGTGGQLQSACDALGIKMISGPHCYSFFEGNARFAETAEHEITTFYLTDFLVRQFDAFVIRPMGLDRHPELRGMYFAHYEKLVYQAQTDDPALTEKAKHCAARLGLAFERRFTGYGDLSTALARL
- a CDS encoding corrinoid protein translates to MSDEDEIILSELDDEELVQQMFDDLYDGLKEEIEEGVTILLDRGWQPYDILTKALVGGMTIVGADFRDGILFVPEVLLAANAMKGGMAILKPLLAETGAPRVGKMVIGTVKGDIHDIGKNLVGMMMEGAGFEVVDLGINNPVESYMDALEKEKPEILGMSALLTTTMPYMKVVIDTMVEKGVRDDYIVLVGGAPLNEEFGRAIGADAYCRDAAVAVETAKEWVGRKHNQKSA
- the bmt gene encoding betaine--homocysteine S-methyltransferase, coding for MPNPFSDLLETRGVLLADGATGTNLFNMGLMSGDAPELWNTQEPQKIKALYKGAVDAGSDLFLTNSFGANAARLKLHSAEKRVHELSRVAAEIGREVADTAGRAVIVAGSVGPTGEIMEPVGTLSHALAVEMFHETADGLKAGGADIGWLETISAPEEYRAAAEGFALAGLDWCGTMSFDTAGRTMMGLTSADMVKMVDDLGDLAPLAFGANCGTGASDLLRTILGFAAQGAERPIIAKGNAGIPKYVDGHIHYDGTPELMADYAVMARASGARIIGGCCGTMPEHLRHMREALDTRRMDHPPALEEIVDRLGAFSSVADGTDKENTPARRATRRSRRAG
- a CDS encoding DUF1476 domain-containing protein, coding for MTTFDDRENAFENKYAHDAEMQFKAEARRNKLLGLWAAELLGKSGSEADDYAKEVVKSDFEEAGDEDVYRKVSGDLGDKADEATIRAQMASLMVEAKRQLMANE
- the purC gene encoding phosphoribosylaminoimidazolesuccinocarboxamide synthase, encoding MARRKKIYEGKAKILYEGPEPGTIVQYFKDDATAFNAEKKAVIEGKGVLNNRLSEFFMTGLGHIGVPTHFIKRLNMREQLVRSVDIIPLEIIVRNYAAGTMSKRLGLEEGTQLPRPIVEYCYKDDKLGDPLVTEEHIAAFGWASQQDMDDMLSLALRVNDFLSGLMFGVGIRLVDFKIEVGRVYDGDFQRLVVADEISPDSCRLWDIESGRKLDKDVFRRDLGDLADAYTEVAQRLGVMPKNATPITKPTLIN
- the purS gene encoding phosphoribosylformylglycinamidine synthase subunit PurS, translating into MKARVHVMLKNGVLDPQGEAVRHALGAMGFEGINGVRQGKVIELDLAEGTTEADVSAMCEKLLANTVIESYSVEIS
- the purQ gene encoding phosphoribosylformylglycinamidine synthase subunit PurQ; this translates as MHAAVVVFPGSNCDRDLAVAFEAAGAQVTKVWHKDTDLPEGVDIIGIPGGFSFGDYLRCGAIAANSPICRSVAAHAERGGYVIGICNGFQVLTETGLLPGALLRNAGLKYICKTVALKVETSASAFTEGYTAGDTISIPIAHHDGNYFADDETIARLQGEDRVAFTYEDTPNGAKADIAGILSSNRRVLGMMPHPERAADAGHGGTDGQALFRALTGALAAV
- a CDS encoding sensor histidine kinase produces the protein MEAELQSKEPNPISSWRVRMAVGILLALAVTVVSVTNKLLTDRFTDTTRDRAELRLALYSGNLLSELRQNAIVPQLLARDPELIGALNSADYTASTRRLISFVEEIGAASLMLLDIDGRTVAATDRNRLGSNHRSEAYFVDAIRASGTVFTVAEREEGGYGFFYSRRVQSGSDVSGVILVEVDLQKFGRAWAGISDAVIVTDSTGTIILTTEPRWRGRTEEEALARQTPQNAIQRAIQATADWTALPPDAYLQGEAVMRLETRIPFRGWRMTSYTTYASVRERVNGVLALEIMGFAILLALTFYALSRRTALRMALFQRESAELRSLNAALQREIAERKRVQETLAVAEQTLEQSSKLAALGEMSAAVSHELNQPLAAMKTYLAGARLLLRRNRHEEALSSFGRIDDLIERMGGITRQLKSYARKGQEAFAPVPMGDALASSLAMMEPQLRQRQVQITRILPDDPVEVMGDRLRIEQVMVNLLRNAIDATKSAAAPKVEIILSAGETATLTVRDNGPGIEDLDALFEPFYTTKQPGDGVGLGLAISSQIVTDLGGRLTARNGQQGGAVFEMQLPILSGEPAKQAAE